The region TAGCGGCAGGGCATGCCGTATTAGCCTGTGGAGAGATAGCGCAGTCAGGCTACTCAATGAAGCAGGAACCCACTGAAGCGATTCAGGCATGCGCCTGAACGCCGTAGGAATCCCCGTCATTCATGTCGGGGAGGATGTCAAATATGTAGTCCATAATTGTCTATTATTGCTTATGGTCCAATTTTTGATTGACTAATTGACCGCTTGATTTTATTGTCGTACCACGACCAACGTTTGTCAACAACATTTTTTCTGCCATGCCCAGAACAGTATATGCCTGAGTGTGTGGAGAACTCTCGCCATCCCGAATTCTCAATTATAAATTGCCACAGATTACAGTTTTTCCGAAATCTCCCGCTCCAGAATCGCTTTCATATTCTTACTCATATTATTGACGAAACCGGGATTGGCAATAAGGGCTTCAAGGTCAAGCTTGATACTCCGGTTATCTATGTTGGAGACTATGTCAAGAAGCCTCTCTTTGAGGTCTTTCATGTTTTCAAAACCTTCTATGCAGGAAAGGTTAGGCTGAATACCCTTCTGGAGATACCAGAGGAGGTCAAAGTAATCCCGGCCTTTTACCTTCACCGTGGTTTTCCCCTGCTTGTCTGTTTTTTCCCATTTGCGGAAAAGGATCGCCCTGATCTTTGTCGCCATGAGAGTAGATGCATCAAGGGTCTTAATGAGAACGGAGCGGTTATACTTGAAAACCGGGCGGATGTCCGTAGAGTATTTTGTACAGAAATGAAACTCGGAATAAACTTCAACCTTGATAAACAGCGTGTCTGTTTCTTCCCTGGTTGAAAGGCCGAGATCGCTAAGAATTGGAAACTTCAGATAGATGCGGAATTTCTGGACAGTTGTTTTCACTTCAAGATCAGTGCGCTTTCTAAAATAATCTTCCAAATCCTTGGCCAGTTTTGAAACATTGATCTTTTTTGTTTCATCAATGAAATCCAAGTCTTCAGAAAGCCTCTGCAAGTCAAAACAGTGCGCGAGAGCCGAACCCCCGTAGAAAAGAAGTTGGCTATAATCCTTGTGGGAGTAAATAAAATTGAGAACCACAATCTGAAGGTACTCTTTAAGAAGGTTTCGTTTAAAAAGGTTGTTTCGAGACGGAGATTCGCTGATGATGCTGGCGAGGACCGGTTTGATAGTTTCCATAATGGTTGTTATTTTAGCCAATCAANNNNNNNNNATAATGGTTGTTATTTTAGCCAATC is a window of Pseudomonadota bacterium DNA encoding:
- a CDS encoding nucleotidyl transferase AbiEii/AbiGii toxin family protein — protein: MAKITTIMETIKPVLASIISESPSRNNLFKRNLLKEYLQIVVLNFIYSHKDYSQLLFYGGSALAHCFDLQRLSEDLDFIDETKKINVSKLAKDLEDYFRKRTDLEVKTTVQKFRIYLKFPILSDLGLSTREETDTLFIKVEVYSEFHFCTKYSTDIRPVFKYNRSVLIKTLDASTLMATKIRAILFRKWEKTDKQGKTTVKVKGRDYFDLLWYLQKGIQPNLSCIEGFENMKDLKERLLDIVSNIDNRSIKLDLEALIANPGFVNNMSKNMKAILEREISEKL